In one Magallana gigas chromosome 7, xbMagGiga1.1, whole genome shotgun sequence genomic region, the following are encoded:
- the LOC105348514 gene encoding uncharacterized protein yields the protein MMGQSAKVFSKWFSLTSSSQGGKTLNQERGQDKENIRTVHEQLCKELSALQREYKHVRQVVDTLQQDYERSKDFDPLRRYGLLKGMIKRTILHFKLNEDKLPGSVSMTGIRSLANSYKELSYTMELTRRKADLDDMCVEEIESEVEQLRHQINGLRGRCSLVTDTVTQLESKYELSKNFAPPKRYDLMKKMVQKVVNDQFI from the exons GAGGGAAAACTTTGAACCAGGAGCGAGGCCAAGACAAGGAGAACATCAGAACGGTGCACGAACAGTTGTGTAAGGAGCTGAGCGCCCTCCAGCGAGAGTACAAGCACGTGCGACAGGTGGTGGACACTCTCCAACAGGACTACGAGAGATCCAAGGACTTTGATCCTTTGCGACGATATGGCCTACTGAAAGGCATGATCAAGAGGACCATTCTACATTTTAAACTGAATGAAGATAAACTGCCCGGATCAGTTTCAATGACTGGGATTCGAAGTCTTGCCAATAGCTACAAGGAGTTGTCGTATACCATGGAGTTAACGAGAAGGAAGGCCGATCTGGACG ATATGTGTGTGGAGGAAATAGAGTCCGAAGTGGAACAGTTACGTCATCAGATTAATGGTCTACGGGGGCGGTGCTCCCTTGTGACTGACACTGTAACACAACTAGAAAGCAAGTACGAACTATCTAAAAACTTTGCACCACCAAAACGGTACGACTTAATGAAAAAGATGGTTCAAAAAGTTGTTAACGACCAGTTTATTTGA
- the LOC105348513 gene encoding trypsin-1, whose product MWILILASALALASAKPHVNVQTDSRNQACGTPSGVPNGLSQYIVGGSIANTDAWPWQISLEYNGRHICGGTLIRNTAGNLVVVTAAHCVDGSLGNANNLRVKVGEMRLSQNVGQRMAVAEVRKHRSYNSATINNDIAILTFTTQPTEGSNVMPACMPSRDHGVNELSYVTGWGTTSEGGSTTDRLMEVSKPILADSACSSYLGTSYKSATMLCAGFAEGGADACQGDSGGPLVAQRNGIWELAGVVSWGYGCARPELPGVYADTWNFVNWIQANWS is encoded by the exons ATGTGGATTTTGATTTTGGCCTCTGCTTTGGCCCTTGCCTCAG CAAAACCCCACGTGAATGTCCAAACAGACAGCAGGAATCAGGCATGCGGAACTCCCAGCGGAGTGCCTAATGGGCTTTCCCAGTACATTGTAGGCGGATCTATAGCTAATACGGATGCATGGCCTTGGCAG atcaGCCTGGAATACAACGGTCGCCATATTTGCGGTGGTACTCTGATCAGAAACACTGCTGGGAACTTAGTTGTTGTCACAGCTGCCCACTGTGTGGATGG ATCTCTCGGAAACGCAAATAATCTTAGAGTCAAGGTTGGAGAAATGAGATTGAGTCAGAACGTTGGACAGCGCATGGCAGTCGCCGAGGTGAGAAAACACAGAAGTTACAATTCTGCTACCATCAACAACGACATTGCCATTTTGACATTTACCACACAACCAACAGAGGGCAGCAACGTCATGCCAGCTTGTATGCCATCAAGGGACCACGGCGTCAATGAGTTGTCTTACGTCACTGGCTGGGGTACCACATCTGAGG GTGGATCTACTACAGACCGATTGATGGAGGTCTCCAAACCTATCTTGGCAGACTCTGCATGTAGTTCCTACCTCGGAACTTCCTACAAAAGTGCCACCATGTTGTGCGCTGGTTTCGCCGAGGGTGGTGCCGATGCTTGCCAG GGAGATTCTGGCGGACCATTGGTTGCTCAGAGAAACGGCATTTGGGAATTGGCTG GTGTGGTCAGCTGGGGATACGGCTGTGCTCGCCCAGAGCTTCCCGGTGTATATGCCGATACCTGGAACTTTGTTAATTGGATTCAAGCAAACTGGAGCTAA
- the LOC117684283 gene encoding chymotrypsinogen A, translated as MLFLAIWSVLVVDPIWGSLPNNTGCGVSHYKPISPVKRVVGGEQVAPNSWPWMALLKFDGSLTCGGTVVRNDNNTMLIITSAACVDGTLADETRWQVRLGVFSRTGATYEPYYQQFRVSKIIQHPDYHPNTYANDIALMLVEGVIQETNGVSPACVTRDMYMPGENCVTLGWGQTVQGGEVSDRLQQVSKPLLNADTCSQQLGALFDRRTMMCAGRDEGGAGACFRDSGGPLLCKRQDIWYLTGIVSWGYGCGTAGLPPVYTHVFEFVTSGWLKTNGDI; from the exons atgctatttttagcTATTTGGAGTGTCCTTGTGGTTG ACCCAATTTGGGGGTCTCTTCCAAACAACACTGGATGTGGGGTATCCCACTACAAACCGATCTCCCCGGTAAAAAGAGTGGTGGGAGGGGAGCAGGTGGCTCCCAACAGCTGGCCATGGATG GCTTTGTTGAAGTTTGATGGCAGTCTGACGTGTGGGGGTACTGTAGTCAGGAACGATAACAACACTATGCTCATCATCACTTCAGCGGCCTGTGTTGATGG TACGCTGGCAGATGAAACCCGATGGCAAGTTCGTCTCGGGGTGTTCAGTAGAACAGGGGCAACATACGAACCGTACTACCAGCAGTTCAGAGTATCGAAGATCATTCAACATCCAGATTACCACCCGAACACGTACGCCAATGACATTGCCTTAATGCTTGTTGAAGGTGTCATTCAAGAAACCAATGGCGTCAGCCCCGCTTGCGTCACCAGAGACATGTATATGCCAGGGGAAAACTGCGTCACACTCGGATGGGGACAGACTGTCCAAG GTGGAGAGGTGTCCGATAGATTACAACAGGTGTCCAAGCCTCTCTTGAACGCGGACACTTGCTCCCAGCAGCTGGGTGCCCTGTTTGACAGACGTACAATGATGTGTGCGGGCCGAGACGAGGGCGGAGCGGGGGCATGCTTC AGGGATAGCGGCGGTCCACTTCTGTGTAAAAGACAGGATATCTGGTACCTAACGG GTATCGTCAGTTGGGGCTATGGATGCGGAACGGCAGGACTCCCCCCAGTGTACACTCACGTTTTTGAGTTCGTCACATCCGGGTGGCTGAAAACTAACGGCGATATTTGA